The genomic segment AGGAAAAGGGCATTGATCAACTGTTTCCACAGCTTAAAAAGTCTGAGTCCACGAATGAGTTGAAAGCAAGACAGATTGAAAGGGCATTGCAGTACTCGTTGGATGAAGTAGAGCGTCAGATCATTGAAGAGACTTAGGTCTGACAAAGGACCAATTCTACACAAAAAAGAAAGAGGCAATTATGCAAATTGCTACGGCACTCGGGATGATCTGAGTGCTTTCTATTTTAATAACGTTCGTTCCGCTTACAGGCAGTTTAGAACAATGAACCAAAAAAAGGGGAATTGAATATTTTACCGAATATCGAACATTTTGGGGAAACTATTTAAAAGGGGTATTTTATTGAAGAACTATGAAATTAAGAGAGCGACCTTGGATGAAAAGGAAACACTCAGCAACCTTTTGCAATTCTATATTTACGATTTCTCTGAGTTTATGGATTTGCAGATTGAAGATAACGGGAAATTTGGTGAATATCCGTTAAACGAATACTGGACAGATTGCTCTAGGTTCCCTATTTAATATCGCTAAATCAGAAAATTGCTGGTTTCGTCTTGGTCAAATTGATAAATAGAGATGAAGATGACTCATACTTTTCGATTGCTGAGTTTTTTATTATGAAAAGATTCCGGAGAACAGGGTTAGGTAAACAAGTTGCTAAAGATATATTTAATATGCATAAGGGACCATGGGAAGTATACCAAATTGATAGTAACGAGCCCGCACAACATTTTTGGAAAAAAACAATTGAGGAATACACTGGAGGCAAATTTACTGAGCGAATCGAAATTGGAAGAAAGACACAAGTGTTTGTTAGTTAATAACTCGGGTTAAAGCAGTAAGGTAAGATTACGCTAATGGGGTCATTAGTTTAAATAAATAAGGAGAAGTTTTCTGATGAATATCGAGTTGAAACGTTTGCTCGAAGAAGATCAAAGAGATTTAAAGAATACCCCAGTTAATCGTGTAGAAAGAGATGTGTTAAGGAGGAATCGGGTAAGAGGAATTCTTTCCGAAGGAGGGGTGACCGAAGGAATTGATTTTTTTCACGCTGCGTTAATCTTCCAGCACGGTGACTCATTAAATGATTGGTTTCAAGCGCATGAATTAGCTAAGAAAGCAAGTGAGCTCGGTTATTTCGAAGCAAGATGGCTCGCTGCTGTAGCTCTGGATAGATGGCTTGTCTGGCAAGGTAGGCCAGCAAAATATGGTAATCAGTTGATTCCTTTTGGTGGAACCTATCGTTTACCATGTGTTGATCCAGTTACAACAGATGAAGAGAGGAAAAAGTGGGGTATAGCTACTCTCGCTGATTTACTTGCGTTTCATGGTCTTCGTGGCTTTGCTTCAATAGAAAAAGAAAATATTGTTTCAGCAGCTGTTGAAGGATTTCAGATTAACGTGGTTAGACTTAACCGTCATCTTGTCCATAGCCCGAATTTAGAAGGTGTTCACTGCGGTTTTGATGAAGAAAATCGTACTATCTTGGAAAATTCATACGGCTGGCGCTGGGTTATAGATAATATGGGCGATTTTATCACTTGCTGGCTTTCTTTGCCTTATGTCCCTAAGATAGCCCATATCATAACTGGTGAAGAATCTCCCTCTTTCGAAATAACCGAGTACCAGAACCGTCCTGCAATATGTGTTAAGTGCAATGGTTTGTTGACCCTCTATTTTTTAAAGCAAGAAGAAATTTGGGCAGTTTCTGGACGTGATCATAATGATATAGTGAAAATTTCGAGTAAGGTTGGGGGGCATACTGGAACTTAGTGTTACAGAGTGGGTTAAGTATCCATTCAACTAACGGGATCGATAGCTGAATTCGAAAACCACTTTTTAGTGGTTTTTTCTTTATTACAGAGCAAAATCCCGACAAAAAGATGGATAAAACCCCGACAAAATCAGGGATAAAAGGAAGGACGATTGGAAATGTTTGATTCGGTAATCTTGAGTCAAGAGCAAGCAGCATCGGCTCTTGGGAGATACCGTCTATCCCTTATCAATGGCGTACCGGTACATGTCGAATGGGCGATGAAAGCTGTTGGTTTACCAAGCAGAGCAGCAGGAGTCCTAGCGCACATGATGTGAAATAACACAACGCATGCCTTGAAGTTGCGGCGAAGGGTACGGGGAACGTGTGAGAGCGTAGTGAACGCTTTTTACATTGTTTTTGTATTGTTCGTTGCAATAACGGCCATGACCAATCTGCTTGGGCGTTCGTCATTGCAACAAATTTGTATGTGCAAGTGATGGCATGAATAGATACGCAAATAGGAAACGAGCAGCACGAGAAAATCACTGCCATCGTTGTGTATGGGCTAATGTGCAAGGGAACAAACTACATTGCTTGCGTCCCTTTGTGAAAGACGAAGAGAAAAAGACAAAGAGAAAGTAGCAGCGCCTAGCAAACAGGGACTCTGCGGCGTTTAATCACCACATTTGCGAGTTTAGGCCCCAGATACTCGCTCCCTGCTTGGTGGGCGTGCCACATTTGTTATTTCCTTCTGAACCGAGTCTGTCTCTAAAGTCAATCTTAGAATTTTTCAGTTCCACTTTCAGGGAATTTATCACAAAAAACACCTCGTTTCACTGTCTAAGGTGAATCGAGATGTTTTAACATTCGTTTGTTATTTAGTTATTCGGGCATTATCTTTTGATTAACCAACAGGCGCGACGTATCAAGCGAAAACATGGCATCATGCAATCGGGAGAGAGCCAGTAACGCGTTATGTAGGGGGTCCATCACAACATGCTCAGATGGACCCGCTTTATCGTTTTAGTAAGTCTTAATCGTCAAGATCGTTTCGAATCTCTCTAAGCCTTTGTAGAGCTTCCCGTAGGGCTTCAATTGCATCTTCGAGGATACGTTCCACTTGTCTAATTTGTTTCGCTTCATTATTGTTTTGGTTTCCCATACTCTATCCCTCCTTTACAAATAACTGGCGATTAACAAGTGTACAAACAGAACTTGTTCTATCGCTAAAATAATGCTATGTGAAAAGTTGTCCGCCCGTGCGTTAGGGGGACAAGATTGGGTGACAAGGTATTAATTTTGATGCATAAGTTTAGAAAGAAGAGGATCTAGGGGGAATGACATGGCAAAAGCATCTACACTAAAAAGACCTACTCGAGAAGAGTTTGAATTAGAAGAATTGGGAAATCAGCTCGTTGAAGCAAAGGATGACGGGGATGAAAGGTCACTGACTGTTTGGGGAATGTCTGAAAAAGTACGCGGGCGAATCACAGTTCTTGATTCGCGTACAAGGCTAGTTCATGTAAAAGAAAACGGAGCAATTAGGAAGATTCCTTTTCTGGACATTATGAAGGTGAGTTACGAGTAAGGAAGTTTTACCAATATTTATACATGAAATAGCTGCCAAATCAAGCCGATAAAGGTAATGTAATATGAAATCTAGTGTAGATTCTCTTGGGGATAAGGCGTACGACTTAATCTGTGCAGATGGGTCTACGCTATTTTTTTGTGGCAAGAGAAGGTATGCATACCTATATATACTTGTAGTAAATACTGAGCTGATAACCTACTATATTGATAAGCACTTTTTTATTCACGTATTACTTCCTGTGTACCCCAATTTGCTAAAAGCAGTTGGGGACTTTTTTGTTTCGAGGTGACAACATGTTTATTTCTCCGTTGCTATTGGAACAAGTCGATAAACCATTCTTAGACCCTCGTTCTCCCTGTACCACAACAACTATAATAAATGTACGGTGATCTTTGGAAAGAGCTGAGGTTTGCTTGGGATTGATTAAAAATGAAGAGGCGGATCATTTCCGCCTCTTCATTCGTTTTATTTGAGACTTAATTTCGGTTAAACATAATCCGTTCACAAAATACACTGAAACAATCGATAATCAGATGGACTACGGCCCGTCATTCGGCAAAGTCTCAGATAACTGTACGCGTATTTATAATAATGGCCATGCCTGCTTTCAACTAATGCCTGTTCCCAGTAGGAAGCTTCTAATGGATTCAACTCGCCTTCCGTAACCGTCAACTCCGATGCAACCGGATTTTCCTCGAGTGTATTTGCATAAGCCAAGAGGTTGATTCTTGCGTAAAAGGCCGGATCGAGATTGTCGTGTACATCATGGCCATAAGCTTGTTTCATTTCTACAATAGCATGACCATGCGTAAGGATATGCCCCAACTGCATATCGCCTTTCTCCATTTGCACCGGTCTCTGAAAGTTATGGAGCAAGTCAAGCAAAGTCTCCGGAGTGAGCGGTAATCTTACACCTGTATTTGGTACGCCGGCAGGATCAATGACGATATTTTCTCCATTCACAGTAACAAAACCAGGATTCGATTTTTAGCAAGCCCATTTTTTATAGAAATTGATATCCAAATCAATCACCTTCTCAATCTGATAGAGCGTATTCTTTAAAAGAAGGAACCTGAATACATGATGATAGAATAATACAAATACGATAATGTCAAAACTAAAAATTGACATGACACCAACTAGATGAGAGGTGTTCCTTGGTGACAACAAGCAAAACGAATCCTAAGGTTGATGAATTTTTAAACAAGGCAAAAAAGTGGAAGGCTGAATTTGAGAAGCTCAGAAGCATTGTTCTTGACTGTGAGCTGACCGAAGATTTTAAGTGGATGCATCCTTGTTACACGTTTGAGAAAAAAAACATCGTTTTAATACATGGATTTAAAGAATATTGTGCGCTTCTGTTTCAAAAAGGTGCCTTGTTAAAAGATCCAAATGGGATTCTCATTCAACAAACGGAGAATGTACAGGCTGCGCGCCAGATCCGGTTCACTAATGTGGAAGAAATCATGGAAATGGAACCCATTTTGAAGGCCTACATTCATGAAGCGATTGAAGTGGAAAAAGCGGGTTTGGAAGTGAACTTTAAAAAGCATGAAGAATACAGCATTCCTGAAGAATTTCAAAATAAATTAGATGAAATCCCTGCCTTGAAAACTGCTTTTGAAGCATTGACGCCAGGACGGCAAAGAGCCTACCTTCTTCATTTTTCAGCACCCAAGCAAGCCAAAACGCGAGAGTCAAGGGTTGAAAAATGCATGCAGCAAATTCTTGATGGTAAGGGATTACATGATTAATTGAAAGAAGGGGCGGGAATCGACCGTCTCTTTTTCGTTTGCAAAAAAAAATTGAAGAAAACCGAACCTTTTTCCGATCGAGAGACAATATAGGGTGTAAGCTGCTTACTCAGGAGGGCCCTCTGAATGGAAAATGAAGAGATGTATCAATTACTTATAAAAATGAAAGAGGGTGATGAACAGGCATTTCATACGATGTATGATGCCACCTTTCAGGACGTATACCGGACCGTCTCCTTTCTGGTGGATCATAAGCAGGATCGGGAAGATGTCATGAATGAAATCTATATGCAAATGTGGACCTCACTGGCTAATTACGATACGAACCGTCCTTTCCAGTTCTGGCTGCATGGCCTGGTAATCCGTCAAGTGCAGAGATTTCGGGTCAAGAGCTGGAGGAGATTCCGCATTGTTGAACGCATTCGTTCCTTCTCCCACGAAGAGTCTTATTTGGATGAACATACTGCGTTGATGGATGGAACAAACCAAATGATATCCCAGTCCATACGAAAACTGACCGACAAACAGCGGACAG from the Brevibacillus brevis genome contains:
- a CDS encoding YdeI/OmpD-associated family protein, encoding MTTSKTNPKVDEFLNKAKKWKAEFEKLRSIVLDCELTEDFKWMHPCYTFEKKNIVLIHGFKEYCALLFQKGALLKDPNGILIQQTENVQAARQIRFTNVEEIMEMEPILKAYIHEAIEVEKAGLEVNFKKHEEYSIPEEFQNKLDEIPALKTAFEALTPGRQRAYLLHFSAPKQAKTRESRVEKCMQQILDGKGLHD
- a CDS encoding sigma-70 family RNA polymerase sigma factor yields the protein MENEEMYQLLIKMKEGDEQAFHTMYDATFQDVYRTVSFLVDHKQDREDVMNEIYMQMWTSLANYDTNRPFQFWLHGLVIRQVQRFRVKSWRRFRIVERIRSFSHEESYLDEHTALMDGTNQMISQSIRKLTDKQRTVIIFRFYHDYTLEEIATLLDIPLGTVKSRYHAGLQALRKYLGNLPLERMEKINDY